In the genome of Leptospira licerasiae serovar Varillal str. VAR 010, one region contains:
- a CDS encoding gamma carbonic anhydrase family protein, translated as MQKVHLSGNILEYMGKRPIFKDGVFLAPGSLVVGDVVIGKDSSIWFQTLIRGDVNYIRIGDNVNIQDMTVVHVSRNTHPVEIGDNVSVGHRAVLHGCKLKDHSFVGMGAIIMDGVELGEYSFVAAGAMVTPGKIIPPGAMVMGSPAKIVRDITEEERNLIERTAANYVAYKNNYLDDFSYRISIV; from the coding sequence ATGCAGAAAGTGCATCTATCTGGAAATATATTAGAATATATGGGTAAACGTCCTATCTTCAAAGACGGAGTGTTCTTAGCTCCGGGGTCTTTGGTAGTAGGGGATGTTGTGATCGGAAAAGATTCCTCTATCTGGTTCCAAACGTTGATCCGGGGAGACGTAAATTATATCCGGATCGGAGACAATGTAAATATACAGGACATGACAGTTGTCCATGTCTCCAGAAACACTCATCCGGTGGAGATCGGAGATAATGTTTCCGTGGGTCATAGAGCGGTCCTCCATGGATGTAAATTGAAAGATCATTCCTTTGTAGGAATGGGGGCGATCATCATGGATGGAGTGGAGCTAGGGGAATACTCTTTTGTGGCTGCAGGTGCCATGGTGACCCCGGGCAAGATCATTCCACCTGGAGCGATGGTGATGGGATCTCCTGCAAAGATCGTAAGAGATATAACGGAAGAAGAAAGGAATTTGATCGAGAGAACGGCTGCAAATTACGTCGCCTATAAGAACAATTATCTGGATGATTTTTCCTATAGGATCAGCATAGTTTAA
- a CDS encoding LA_3751/LA_3752 family putative glycosyltransferase, giving the protein MKYQIFEGHIFEFENKGIFFFLETTGRKSLISKLQLFIPLSCILFTLLFLFKIDANSVLVSDNQNKIAQAQAFLDSGYKSQYFSCKILADLGGCKFFPSWQVHLENGISGPFPVAFSLFASLFGLLGDYSLLFYVSILFFWIGVFFLKFELNLRWGAVLFLSFGPAFFHSALFPDYSITFLLTCVGLTFYACPVKTRPLGLLIGFFVGLGFFFRPENTILYFLLGIFHLIEFVYKGRSGVSTKDKDRLILLIGTGIGVIFYGILNYYLYGSVLGTRIETNAEIGWDTGIAKYSSLLIFGNGRVGFLFFCPWILLWLAYFFIRWKALERFERKLSLAILAALFLGAYLAPNDSNIDWGTRYLSWLIVPIIVLFFSQKNAEKVPKLVWILTGILFLVTLSFSKIYFLMQEKLSQEYVKYNEFLLSSDADIYVTTDPSISALFGQEILRKKVMRIEDLEDLPKLTKMLSSKKGTISLVRYEPLTLTLLQTLEKNDSEKLGTEMNDWFLRSGWKSGSKQTLEKIEILKFVRN; this is encoded by the coding sequence TTGAAATATCAGATTTTCGAGGGTCATATATTCGAATTCGAAAATAAAGGAATCTTCTTCTTCTTGGAAACAACCGGCAGAAAAAGTCTAATTTCTAAACTTCAGTTATTCATTCCTCTAAGCTGTATCTTATTCACTCTATTATTCTTATTTAAGATAGATGCAAATTCGGTTTTAGTCTCCGACAACCAAAACAAAATCGCTCAGGCTCAGGCCTTTTTAGATTCAGGATACAAGAGCCAATACTTCAGTTGTAAGATATTAGCGGACTTGGGGGGATGTAAATTTTTTCCAAGCTGGCAGGTCCATTTAGAAAACGGTATTTCGGGTCCTTTTCCTGTAGCATTTTCACTGTTTGCATCCTTATTCGGTTTATTGGGAGATTATAGTCTTTTATTTTACGTTTCTATTTTGTTCTTTTGGATCGGAGTATTTTTTCTAAAGTTCGAATTGAACTTAAGATGGGGTGCAGTTTTATTCTTAAGTTTTGGTCCTGCATTTTTTCATTCCGCATTATTCCCTGATTATTCGATTACGTTTCTTTTAACATGTGTCGGACTCACCTTTTATGCCTGTCCTGTAAAAACGAGGCCACTCGGACTTTTGATCGGGTTTTTTGTGGGTCTCGGGTTCTTCTTCCGACCTGAGAATACGATCCTATATTTCTTATTAGGTATATTTCACCTGATCGAATTCGTTTATAAGGGCAGATCAGGGGTTTCTACTAAAGATAAGGATAGACTGATCCTGCTTATAGGAACAGGAATCGGAGTTATATTTTACGGAATTCTGAATTATTATCTATATGGTTCCGTTTTAGGAACAAGAATTGAGACTAATGCGGAAATAGGGTGGGATACCGGAATTGCAAAGTATTCATCTCTATTGATTTTTGGAAATGGAAGAGTCGGATTTTTGTTCTTCTGTCCTTGGATCTTGCTTTGGTTGGCTTACTTTTTTATTCGCTGGAAGGCCCTTGAAAGATTCGAAAGAAAACTTTCTTTGGCAATCTTAGCAGCGCTTTTTTTGGGAGCATATCTGGCTCCGAACGATTCCAATATAGATTGGGGGACAAGATATCTTTCCTGGCTTATTGTTCCGATTATCGTTCTATTCTTCTCCCAAAAGAATGCAGAAAAAGTTCCAAAGCTCGTTTGGATTTTGACAGGGATCTTATTCTTAGTTACCTTATCCTTCTCTAAGATCTACTTTCTAATGCAGGAAAAACTTTCTCAAGAATATGTAAAATACAACGAGTTCTTATTAAGTTCGGATGCGGACATATACGTTACAACGGATCCGAGTATATCCGCATTATTCGGTCAGGAAATTTTACGAAAAAAAGTTATGAGAATAGAAGATCTGGAAGATCTTCCAAAATTGACCAAAATGCTCTCTTCTAAAAAAGGGACCATCTCCTTAGTACGTTATGAACCGCTCACATTAACTCTTTTGCAAACCTTGGAAAAGAACGATTCTGAAAAGTTAGGAACCGAGATGAACGACTGGTTTTTAAGATCAGGATGGAAATCGGGATCAAAACAAACTTTAGAAAAAATAGAAATTCTAAAATTTGTGCGTAATTGA
- the topA gene encoding type I DNA topoisomerase, whose amino-acid sequence MSVLVIVESPTKVKTISSYLGKEYKVLATFGHILDLPPDRIGIKIEKDFEPEYVPLKGKKKILSSILKEAKLHSSILIATDPDREGEFIGYILAQKLGKKANISRIRFQEIQKDKILQAISEPDEIDLNLVDSQKARRILDRLIGYKVSPFLWRAVSGEGLSAGRVQSVALKWICEREEEIRSFVPVITWLVSATVFYGSGENEKIVFYPKRGAFSTQKAASEFLDSILKKTKVLQITERKEKAGETLPPPPFTTAALQQEAFRVLKFSASKTMKLAQELYEGTDLGKGKSQGLITYMRTDSVRIGEDARDSIRRKIGSKFGKEFISDKAQTYRLKRTKGRSQDAHEAIRPVDVFLEPSFVFEVADRNLSKDSKKLYELIWKRAVASQMRSEAWKRLEFVANVGEEVWEGEKLFTVDPGYKKIYNVNPDILPAWKKGETLKPDPWEIQEKTTEPPHRYTEASLVSKLEKEGIGRPSTFASILETLYKRKYVYSEKGKLYAETLGERVNTFLQAAFSDLFREKFTSEMEQKLDSIASGEESRSKVLSEFYSVLDSQLKKTNITAINKQLKEKPKTPKYGICPVCKEGERVRKKSSKKKEYYICSRFPACDYAEYI is encoded by the coding sequence ATGTCCGTCTTAGTAATTGTAGAATCTCCTACCAAAGTCAAAACAATCTCTTCTTATTTGGGAAAGGAATATAAGGTTCTTGCTACCTTTGGACATATTTTGGATCTTCCTCCGGATCGAATCGGGATCAAGATCGAAAAAGATTTCGAGCCTGAGTATGTTCCGCTCAAAGGCAAAAAGAAAATTCTTTCTTCCATTTTAAAGGAAGCAAAGTTACATTCTTCCATACTCATAGCGACCGACCCCGATAGAGAAGGTGAATTTATAGGATATATCCTGGCTCAAAAATTAGGGAAGAAAGCAAATATCTCCCGAATTCGTTTTCAAGAGATACAGAAAGACAAAATTTTACAAGCAATCTCGGAACCGGATGAGATCGATCTGAACTTAGTGGATTCTCAAAAGGCCAGACGGATCTTAGATAGACTGATCGGATACAAGGTCAGCCCATTTTTGTGGAGAGCAGTAAGCGGGGAAGGTTTGTCAGCAGGAAGAGTCCAATCAGTTGCTCTTAAATGGATCTGCGAAAGAGAGGAAGAGATCCGTAGTTTCGTTCCTGTGATCACTTGGCTTGTTTCCGCTACGGTATTTTACGGATCTGGCGAGAATGAAAAGATCGTTTTTTATCCCAAGAGAGGAGCATTCTCCACCCAAAAAGCAGCTTCCGAATTCCTGGATTCTATATTAAAAAAAACAAAAGTATTACAGATTACCGAAAGAAAGGAGAAGGCAGGTGAAACTCTTCCTCCACCTCCTTTTACGACTGCCGCTTTGCAGCAAGAAGCGTTTAGGGTATTAAAATTTTCCGCATCCAAAACCATGAAACTGGCCCAAGAATTGTATGAGGGAACTGATCTTGGAAAAGGAAAATCCCAAGGACTGATCACTTATATGAGGACCGATTCCGTCCGGATTGGAGAAGACGCGAGAGATTCCATCCGTAGAAAGATCGGCTCTAAGTTCGGCAAAGAATTCATATCGGATAAGGCCCAAACTTATAGGCTTAAAAGAACAAAAGGAAGATCACAGGATGCTCACGAAGCGATCCGACCTGTAGACGTATTCTTAGAACCTTCCTTTGTATTCGAAGTCGCCGATCGTAATTTAAGTAAGGATTCTAAAAAATTATACGAACTGATCTGGAAACGTGCAGTCGCTTCTCAAATGAGATCGGAAGCATGGAAAAGATTAGAGTTTGTCGCAAACGTCGGAGAAGAAGTTTGGGAAGGAGAGAAACTTTTTACTGTGGATCCCGGTTATAAAAAGATCTATAACGTAAACCCGGACATTCTCCCCGCTTGGAAAAAAGGAGAGACTTTAAAACCTGATCCTTGGGAAATACAAGAAAAAACCACGGAACCTCCTCATAGATACACGGAGGCAAGTCTTGTTTCCAAACTGGAAAAAGAAGGGATAGGCAGACCTTCCACATTTGCCTCCATCCTGGAAACGTTATATAAAAGAAAATACGTATATTCCGAAAAAGGAAAATTATACGCCGAGACTCTCGGGGAAAGAGTGAATACATTTCTGCAGGCTGCGTTTTCGGATCTATTTAGAGAAAAGTTCACTTCTGAAATGGAACAAAAATTAGATTCCATCGCATCGGGAGAAGAAAGTCGATCCAAGGTGCTTTCCGAATTCTACTCCGTCCTGGATTCTCAATTAAAAAAAACGAATATAACAGCCATCAATAAACAGCTAAAAGAGAAGCCTAAAACTCCCAAGTACGGGATTTGTCCTGTATGCAAAGAAGGGGAGAGGGTTCGAAAAAAATCCTCCAAGAAAAAAGAATATTATATCTGTTCCCGATTTCCTGCCTGCGACTACGCGGAGTATATCTAG
- a CDS encoding oxygenase MpaB family protein gives MFNRLRILKQINELDAEKDAQKIVFLSGSYDFPQDVEISLAISFFRTFAIPSISKILNTTKRFELAGQKRYDDTALILAEFIENGLDSDRGRQAMRRLNQIHKEYDIKNEDFLYTLTTFIFEPDRWNQKFGWRKSTEKERLANFYLWKRIGKMMNIKDIPETYEEMLEFNQRFEREKFHRTPDSEQVALATMKIASARIPKIPGLEYLVYHAVYSLMDKPLREAMGFPKANPIVAALTYGVLKLRAFVIRYFWPPRKTPYYVTKRNNPTYPNGYLIEELGPH, from the coding sequence ATGTTCAACCGTTTGAGAATATTAAAACAAATTAATGAATTAGATGCGGAGAAAGACGCGCAAAAGATCGTTTTCCTTTCCGGAAGTTACGATTTCCCTCAGGATGTGGAGATCTCGCTTGCAATTTCCTTTTTTAGGACGTTTGCGATACCTTCCATTTCCAAAATATTAAATACTACCAAACGATTCGAGCTTGCAGGACAAAAAAGATATGATGATACCGCATTGATCCTCGCGGAATTTATAGAGAACGGATTGGACAGCGATAGAGGTAGGCAAGCAATGAGAAGGCTGAACCAGATCCATAAAGAATACGATATCAAGAATGAAGACTTTTTATATACGCTTACTACATTCATATTCGAACCGGATCGCTGGAATCAAAAGTTCGGTTGGAGAAAAAGTACCGAAAAAGAAAGACTAGCCAATTTTTATCTTTGGAAGCGGATTGGAAAAATGATGAATATCAAAGATATTCCGGAAACGTACGAAGAGATGTTGGAATTCAATCAACGTTTCGAAAGAGAAAAATTCCACCGCACTCCGGATTCAGAACAAGTGGCGCTTGCGACTATGAAAATCGCTTCTGCTCGAATTCCAAAAATCCCAGGTCTGGAATATTTGGTTTATCATGCTGTATATTCTCTGATGGACAAGCCGCTTAGAGAAGCAATGGGATTTCCGAAAGCGAATCCTATTGTTGCCGCGTTGACCTATGGCGTTTTAAAATTGAGAGCCTTTGTTATCCGATATTTTTGGCCGCCTAGAAAAACTCCCTATTACGTGACTAAAAGAAATAACCCTACTTATCCGAACGGATATTTGATTGAAGAGTTAGGACCACATTAG
- a CDS encoding ABC transporter ATP-binding protein yields the protein MKKTESNNLLNLHGIKFYRSGTPILDGIDFQINSGEHWVLLGRNGAGKTTLVNLIYGSVWPTAGRINLFGETFGETPLQILRNKIGILDSSQQESALQRSLTVYDVLLTGFFHTIGFYRESNAWEEKEAERILEENGFGAKRNQLFRTLSSGEKKKVLFLRAMCTSPEFVILDEPCSGLDLTAREEFIDFLDEYKKNRNFTSIYITHRIDEIPPFYEHAALLKSGKILFSGEIKQAFTSSRLSELYDRKVEAENRNGTWVAVTERK from the coding sequence ATGAAGAAAACTGAATCCAATAATCTGCTCAATTTACACGGAATTAAGTTTTATAGATCCGGGACTCCCATTCTGGATGGGATCGATTTTCAGATCAATTCCGGTGAACATTGGGTGCTTTTAGGTCGTAACGGCGCGGGCAAAACGACACTTGTAAATTTGATCTACGGCTCCGTTTGGCCCACTGCAGGTAGGATCAATCTTTTCGGGGAAACATTCGGAGAAACCCCTCTGCAGATTTTGCGCAATAAGATCGGCATCTTAGATTCTTCCCAACAAGAAAGCGCACTCCAAAGAAGTCTTACTGTTTACGATGTGCTTCTTACCGGTTTTTTTCATACCATAGGTTTTTACAGAGAATCAAATGCATGGGAAGAAAAAGAAGCGGAACGAATTTTAGAAGAGAACGGTTTCGGCGCAAAAAGGAACCAACTATTCCGCACATTATCATCAGGAGAAAAGAAAAAGGTACTCTTCTTAAGAGCGATGTGCACTTCTCCTGAATTTGTGATCTTGGATGAGCCTTGCTCCGGATTAGATCTAACTGCAAGAGAAGAATTCATAGATTTCTTGGACGAATATAAGAAAAATCGCAACTTTACTTCCATTTATATCACCCACAGGATCGACGAGATCCCTCCATTTTATGAACACGCAGCTCTTTTGAAATCCGGCAAAATTTTATTCTCAGGCGAGATCAAACAAGCATTCACTTCCTCAAGACTTTCCGAGCTGTACGATCGTAAGGTAGAAGCGGAAAATCGAAACGGAACCTGGGTTGCAGTCACCGAAAGAAAGTAG
- the cysK gene encoding cysteine synthase A, whose product MKVNNILETIGNTPHVKINRLFGSKYNVYSKLERSNPGGSIKDRIALSMIEDAEKSGKLTKDTVIIEPTSGNTGIGLALVAAVKGYRLILVMPESMSVERRRIMAAYGAEFDLTPREKGMPGAIERAKQLVSENPKAWMPQQFENEANIKVHIETTAAEILKDFPNGVDVLITGVGTGGHITGVAKVLKEKFPKTKVFAVEPEASPVISGGKPGPHPIQGIGAGFIPKNLHTDLLDGVIQVSKDEAFEYALRAAKEEGIFLGVSSGASLAAVAKKLPELPEGATVLTFNYDTGERYLSIEGLFPVPSNG is encoded by the coding sequence ATGAAAGTAAATAATATCTTAGAGACGATCGGTAATACTCCTCATGTGAAAATCAATCGACTCTTTGGATCCAAATACAATGTGTATTCTAAATTAGAGCGTAGTAATCCAGGCGGTTCTATCAAGGATCGTATCGCGCTTTCTATGATCGAGGACGCTGAAAAAAGCGGAAAACTCACTAAGGATACAGTAATCATCGAGCCAACTTCCGGAAACACAGGTATCGGTTTAGCCCTTGTTGCTGCAGTAAAAGGATACCGTTTGATCCTGGTAATGCCTGAGTCAATGAGCGTGGAAAGAAGAAGAATTATGGCTGCTTACGGTGCAGAATTCGATCTTACTCCTCGCGAAAAAGGAATGCCTGGTGCAATCGAAAGAGCGAAACAACTGGTTTCCGAAAATCCAAAAGCTTGGATGCCTCAACAGTTTGAGAACGAAGCAAACATTAAAGTTCACATTGAGACCACTGCAGCAGAAATCCTAAAAGACTTCCCGAACGGAGTAGACGTTCTGATCACAGGAGTTGGAACAGGTGGACATATCACCGGAGTTGCTAAAGTTCTAAAGGAGAAGTTCCCTAAAACTAAAGTATTCGCAGTCGAGCCGGAAGCTTCTCCCGTAATTTCCGGAGGAAAACCAGGACCACACCCGATCCAAGGAATTGGAGCAGGATTTATTCCTAAAAACTTGCACACCGATCTACTAGACGGAGTGATCCAAGTTTCTAAGGACGAGGCTTTCGAATACGCTCTTCGTGCGGCTAAAGAAGAAGGAATTTTCTTAGGAGTATCTTCCGGTGCATCTCTTGCAGCGGTTGCTAAAAAACTTCCTGAACTTCCGGAAGGAGCTACGGTTCTTACTTTCAACTACGACACCGGCGAAAGATATCTTTCCATCGAAGGACTTTTCCCAGTTCCTTCTAACGGCTAA
- the lepB gene encoding signal peptidase I translates to MFSLKKEFGEKEKKFDRKKFVQVLSISLVVGFLFATAVRIWFVFPFVPETEEMSPAFPKGKRIYISRFVRDSSLFLGDVVLVAHPTQKGKVALVRIMGKSGDQIVIKDKILYRNGISEAQERSDFSLQYKDARPAFSGTYSSRDNLSNLTVEDRNYFLLCDNRDDCMDSRDFGPLPFEKILGKVL, encoded by the coding sequence ATGTTCTCGTTGAAAAAAGAGTTCGGAGAGAAGGAAAAAAAATTCGATCGAAAGAAGTTCGTTCAGGTTCTTTCCATTTCTCTCGTTGTCGGATTTTTATTTGCGACCGCAGTTCGGATCTGGTTCGTGTTTCCGTTCGTCCCGGAAACCGAAGAGATGTCCCCCGCGTTTCCTAAAGGAAAAAGAATTTATATCTCCCGATTTGTTAGGGATTCTTCCTTGTTTTTAGGCGATGTGGTTTTAGTAGCACATCCGACACAAAAAGGAAAAGTGGCTCTGGTCCGTATCATGGGAAAATCCGGGGACCAGATCGTAATCAAGGACAAGATACTTTACAGAAATGGCATCTCAGAGGCTCAGGAAAGATCAGACTTTTCCTTACAATATAAAGATGCTAGACCCGCCTTCTCTGGTACCTATTCAAGCCGCGATAATCTCTCCAACCTAACGGTAGAAGATCGGAACTACTTTCTACTCTGTGACAACAGAGACGACTGTATGGATTCCAGAGACTTCGGCCCTTTACCCTTCGAAAAGATCCTAGGCAAAGTCCTTTAA